The proteins below come from a single Stigmatopora argus isolate UIUO_Sarg chromosome 11, RoL_Sarg_1.0, whole genome shotgun sequence genomic window:
- the LOC144084519 gene encoding WW domain-binding protein 1-like, whose amino-acid sequence MGMFEYTVGQESLVTEATVAEEKLVCIGFTNQSYTCASGHCCGETQCCSYYYELWWFWLVWTLIGILTCCCLCQHWRAKQRFQQQRRQNEINLIAYREAHNNSQLPLYLRFLPSYLLPAYDEVVEHPSTPPPPYTAVLATSPPAERHDESCHHIPISIPSDAVCTAILGIHQLNSQSASNNKDMLQGRYRHNTGDSGIEVLDGHEFWDRPDGSGQTEDTCLHYGSQGFQSRNLNHDPRTENADEHIPMGPDPQIHW is encoded by the exons GAGAAGTTGGTGTGCATAGGCTTTACCAACCAGAGCTATACTTGTGCATCTGGTCACTGCTGTGGAGAAACACAGTGCTGCAGCTACTACTACGAATTATGGT GGTTCTGGTTGGTGTGGACTCTGATTGGCATCCTGACATGCTGTTGTTTGTGTCAACATTGGCGCGCAAAACAGCGCTTCCAGCAGCAGCGCCGACAGAATGAGATCAACCTCATTGCCTACAGAGAAGCTCACAACAACTCTCAGCTTCCCCTCTATCTCA GATTCTTACCCTCCTACCTGTTGCCAGCCTATGACGAAGTTGTTGAACATCCATCTACTCCTCCACCTCCTTACACAGCTGTCCTGGCAACATCTCCACCCGCAGAAAGACATGATGAATCCTGTCATCACATACCCATATCCATCCCTAGTGATGCCGTTTGCACAGCCATACTAGGGATTCATCAGCTCAACTCTCAAAGTGCTTCCAACAACAAGGATATGTTGCAGGGCAGGTACCGGCACAACACAGGAGACTCTGGGATTGAAGTCTTAGATGGCCACGAATTTTGGGATCGGCCTGATGGATCGGGACAAACTGAGGATACCTGTCTTCACTATGGTTCCCAGGGATTTCAAAGCAGAAACTTAAATCATGATCCGCGTACTGAAAATGCAGATGAACACATACCAATGGGTCCAGACCCACAGATTCATTGGTGA
- the borcs7 gene encoding BLOC-1-related complex subunit 7: protein MASTETQPRFGQSVKGLLSDKVGSCSVDVIALARQVLKVSRSQELLGQAARNMVIQEDAILHSEDSLRKMSIITTHLQYQQEAIQKNVEHSKNLQDQLTYLLK, encoded by the exons atggcgtccaccgAAACTCAGCCTCGGTTTGGTCAGTCTGTGAAAGGCTTATTATCGGATAAAGTGGGCTCTTGCAGCGTAGATGTAATTGCGCTGGCGCGACAGGTACTTAAAGTTTCCCGCAGCCAAGAG CTTCTAGGCCAAGCAGCCAGAAACATGGTCATTCAGGAGGATGCCATCCTGCACTCAGAGGAT AGTCTCCGGAAAATGTCCATCATCACTACTCATTTACAATATCA gCAGGAAGCTATCCAGAAGAA TGTGGAGcattccaaaaacctgcagGATCAGCTGACATATCTACTCAAGTGA